Proteins found in one Mucilaginibacter gracilis genomic segment:
- a CDS encoding outer membrane protein assembly factor BamD, producing the protein MFKKQKALIGSLLIVLFIAVAGCKSKFERLKASNDNAKKYQEGIKYYHKKDFGKALELFDDLVQRYRGQSDAEELYYYYAYTNYYLKDFTSARYHFKVFADSYPNSSRTEECRYMSAYCYYLDSPNFSLDQENTQKAIDAMQLFINLYPKSERVAEASKLIQNLRDKLETKSYNNSKLYLTIGDYQSAVIAFGNSLRDYPDTKYAEEMEYLTVKAQYLYAKNSFEVKQEDRYNTAITYSQQFTEKFPTSKYLKDAEQLKKQSEQGIIATRRYLAEAATNERLYKKIQAEKYKLSPQAQQDTTTKKK; encoded by the coding sequence ATGTTTAAAAAACAAAAAGCCCTTATTGGCAGCCTATTAATTGTGCTATTTATTGCTGTTGCAGGTTGCAAAAGCAAGTTTGAAAGACTTAAAGCCAGTAACGACAACGCTAAAAAATACCAGGAAGGTATTAAATACTACCATAAAAAAGATTTTGGCAAGGCGCTGGAATTGTTTGATGACCTGGTACAACGCTATCGCGGACAAAGTGACGCCGAAGAATTGTACTATTACTATGCGTATACCAATTACTATTTGAAAGATTTTACATCGGCCAGGTACCACTTTAAGGTTTTTGCCGATAGCTATCCTAATAGCAGCCGTACCGAGGAGTGCCGCTACATGTCGGCCTATTGCTACTATCTCGATTCGCCAAATTTTTCGCTCGATCAGGAAAATACGCAAAAGGCTATTGATGCCATGCAGTTATTTATCAATTTATACCCGAAGAGCGAACGCGTAGCCGAAGCAAGCAAACTGATACAAAATTTAAGGGATAAGCTTGAAACAAAATCATACAATAACTCCAAGCTTTATTTAACTATCGGCGATTATCAATCGGCGGTTATTGCATTCGGCAACTCGCTGCGCGATTATCCGGATACCAAATATGCCGAAGAAATGGAATATTTAACCGTTAAGGCACAATATTTGTATGCTAAAAACAGTTTTGAAGTAAAACAGGAAGATCGCTACAATACCGCTATTACTTATAGCCAGCAGTTTACCGAGAAATTTCCAACCAGCAAGTATTTAAAAGATGCTGAACAATTAAAAAAACAAAGCGAGCAGGGCATTATTGCCACAAGGCGCTATTTAGCCGAGGCGGCTACTAACGAACGTTTGTACAAAAAGATACAAGCCGAAAAGTACAAATTATCGCCACAGGCACAACAAGATACTACTACAAAAAAGAAGTAA
- the purN gene encoding phosphoribosylglycinamide formyltransferase, which produces MKKRIAIFASGSGSNAQKIMEHFKNNSVAEVVLILTNNPEAYVLQRADNFEIPSHLFDKQEFYHSDDVIRLLKNLQIDLIVLAGFLWLIPQSLLQAFPNKIINIHPSLLPKYGGKGMYGDRVHKAILAAKEEESGITIHFVNEHFDEGEMIHQSKFKIEPDDDLEMIKFKGQQLEHTHFAKVIENLLKKMKS; this is translated from the coding sequence TTGAAAAAACGTATCGCTATTTTTGCTTCCGGCTCTGGTTCAAATGCTCAAAAAATTATGGAGCATTTTAAAAACAACTCCGTTGCCGAAGTGGTGCTTATTTTAACCAATAACCCCGAAGCTTACGTTTTGCAGCGTGCCGATAACTTTGAAATCCCGTCGCATCTTTTTGATAAACAAGAGTTTTACCATAGTGATGATGTTATACGCCTGCTAAAAAACCTACAAATTGACCTTATTGTACTGGCCGGCTTTTTATGGCTCATACCACAATCGTTACTACAGGCATTTCCCAATAAAATAATTAATATCCACCCGTCATTACTGCCAAAATACGGCGGTAAGGGCATGTATGGCGATAGGGTTCATAAAGCTATATTGGCTGCAAAGGAAGAAGAATCGGGCATTACCATTCATTTTGTGAACGAGCATTTTGACGAAGGGGAGATGATACACCAATCCAAGTTTAAAATAGAACCCGACGACGACCTGGAAATGATAAAATTTAAGGGACAACAATTGGAGCACACTCATTTTGCCAAGGTTATAGAAAACCTGCTCAAAAAAATGAAGTCGTAA
- a CDS encoding lipocalin family protein: MRLLIKYKIPFFLLLAVICGTLLVNSCKKDNSDTVAYFLTNGTWQLAAVQTQTFVGDTLKRTDTLNTNCGLNQLFKFNNNNSCTYSNYHCITQSSAGTWQLASNDLILQTTLAAQDTAKGVVVTKPASVFTNAQIINLGQYSFVLQTGDTSPYYTSKTRRVITRYAFVHCTTCSN; encoded by the coding sequence GTGCGCTTACTTATAAAATACAAAATTCCTTTTTTTTTATTGCTGGCGGTAATATGCGGCACTTTGCTGGTTAACTCATGCAAAAAAGATAACAGCGACACCGTTGCCTATTTTTTAACCAACGGAACATGGCAATTAGCGGCAGTACAAACACAAACCTTTGTTGGCGATACGCTTAAAAGAACCGATACCCTAAATACTAATTGCGGCCTTAACCAACTTTTTAAGTTTAACAACAACAACTCCTGCACATACAGCAATTACCATTGTATTACCCAAAGTTCGGCAGGCACATGGCAATTAGCCTCTAACGATTTGATATTACAAACCACGCTGGCCGCACAGGATACTGCCAAAGGTGTTGTAGTTACAAAGCCTGCATCGGTGTTTACAAACGCTCAAATCATCAATTTGGGGCAGTATTCTTTTGTTTTACAAACCGGCGATACCAGCCCTTATTATACATCAAAAACAAGACGGGTAATTACGCGTTATGCCTTTGTACATTGTACAACTTGCAGTAATTAA
- a CDS encoding ArnT family glycosyltransferase, with amino-acid sequence MDKTNTANTNKWLYAFVGLAVLLNFSGLFVPIIAPDGALYAGIAKSMVMRNNYIDLFAEGRDWLDKPHFPFWMAALSFKCFGFTTWAYKLPAILFLMMGARYTYLLAQNLYNSEVALWAVLILLTAQHIVISNQDVRAEPYLTGLIIASVYHFYKANINNGLLHLVIGALFAACALMTKGMFALIPICGAIAGELIIKQQWKQLFSWKWLLAAALILIFILPELYCLREQFDLHPEKVVFGHHNVSGIRFFFWDSQFGRFFNTGPIKGHGDITFFIHTTLWAFLPWSLLLFAAVFQFFKRNAKNVQGAEWYCISGFLLTFLVFSASKFQLPFYTNIIFPFYAIITAQYLLGVVQASSIKAIKVVQTVIVALLLALVVVLQYFFRSNFVNWLVGFVLLGLVVLLIVLPMRLTLLGYQKVAICTLLAAFIVNLYLNLVFYPALLKYQSGSEAAVWINQNNPEKLPVVQCIHVNDYGYPLEFYLNQPLYTVDENGTGTLPAKPFLMYAYPNNIAFLKTKGWQISPVKTFERYWITRLKPAFLNAKTRQSTLEQVDLVLVK; translated from the coding sequence ATGGATAAAACTAATACGGCCAATACTAATAAATGGTTATACGCTTTTGTTGGATTGGCGGTTTTATTAAACTTTAGCGGACTGTTTGTTCCCATCATTGCGCCCGACGGTGCTTTGTATGCCGGTATTGCCAAAAGTATGGTAATGCGCAATAATTACATCGACTTATTTGCCGAAGGCCGAGACTGGCTTGATAAGCCGCATTTTCCGTTCTGGATGGCTGCTTTGTCATTTAAATGTTTCGGTTTTACAACCTGGGCTTATAAACTGCCGGCCATTTTGTTTTTGATGATGGGTGCGCGTTACACCTATTTACTTGCCCAAAATTTATATAACAGCGAAGTAGCTTTATGGGCGGTATTAATATTGTTAACTGCCCAGCATATTGTAATATCAAACCAGGATGTACGTGCCGAACCGTATTTAACGGGGCTAATTATTGCTTCGGTATATCACTTTTATAAGGCAAACATAAACAATGGCTTACTGCACCTGGTTATAGGCGCACTGTTTGCAGCCTGCGCTTTGATGACAAAGGGCATGTTTGCCCTCATTCCAATTTGTGGGGCAATTGCCGGAGAACTCATCATTAAGCAACAATGGAAACAGCTGTTTAGCTGGAAATGGTTGTTGGCGGCAGCACTCATATTAATTTTCATCCTGCCCGAATTATATTGCTTGCGCGAACAATTTGATTTGCATCCCGAAAAAGTGGTTTTTGGTCATCATAATGTATCGGGCATCCGATTCTTTTTTTGGGATAGTCAGTTTGGCCGCTTTTTTAATACCGGCCCCATAAAGGGCCATGGCGATATCACCTTTTTTATCCATACCACGTTGTGGGCCTTTTTACCCTGGTCATTACTGTTATTCGCAGCAGTTTTTCAGTTTTTTAAGCGTAATGCAAAAAATGTGCAGGGTGCCGAATGGTACTGTATCAGCGGTTTTTTGCTTACCTTTTTGGTGTTTTCGGCATCAAAGTTTCAGCTTCCGTTTTACACCAATATCATTTTCCCATTTTATGCAATTATAACAGCCCAATATTTATTAGGTGTGGTACAAGCCAGCAGCATAAAAGCTATTAAGGTAGTACAAACGGTAATTGTTGCACTGCTATTAGCATTGGTTGTGGTTTTGCAATACTTTTTCCGCTCAAATTTTGTTAACTGGTTGGTAGGCTTTGTGCTGCTTGGCCTGGTTGTTTTGCTAATTGTACTGCCCATGCGGCTTACGCTGCTGGGGTACCAAAAAGTTGCCATATGTACCTTGCTTGCCGCTTTTATAGTTAACCTGTATTTAAACCTGGTATTTTATCCGGCTCTGCTAAAATATCAATCGGGCAGTGAGGCTGCTGTGTGGATTAATCAAAATAATCCGGAAAAATTGCCTGTTGTACAATGCATCCATGTAAATGATTATGGCTACCCGTTGGAGTTTTACCTTAACCAGCCACTTTACACCGTTGACGAAAACGGAACCGGTACCTTGCCGGCTAAACCCTTTTTAATGTATGCATACCCTAACAATATAGCATTTTTAAAAACAAAAGGCTGGCAAATAAGTCCTGTTAAAACTTTTGAAAGGTATTGGATAACACGCCTAAAACCTGCTTTTTTAAATGCCAAAACCAGGCAAAGCACCCTCGAACAAGTTGATTTAGTATTGGTGAAGTGA
- a CDS encoding DNA-directed RNA polymerase subunit omega, with the protein MTNVTNKPTVASSTITRDLRELDVQTDNIYESIVIMAKRANQISNNVKEELHQKLSEFASSNDNLEEIFENREQIEISKHYERLPKASLVAVQEFLENKVYYRNPAKEQQ; encoded by the coding sequence ATGACAAACGTTACCAACAAGCCAACTGTGGCAAGCAGCACCATAACCCGCGATTTGCGTGAACTGGATGTGCAAACTGATAATATTTACGAATCGATCGTAATTATGGCCAAAAGAGCTAACCAGATATCAAACAACGTTAAGGAAGAGTTACACCAAAAACTTTCGGAATTTGCTTCATCTAACGACAACCTGGAAGAGATTTTTGAAAACCGCGAGCAGATTGAAATATCTAAACACTACGAAAGATTGCCTAAAGCATCATTAGTAGCCGTTCAGGAGTTTTTAGAGAACAAGGTTTACTACCGTAACCCTGCTAAAGAGCAACAATAA
- a CDS encoding ATP-binding protein: MPDFRKLYFNNDSSVAKGPFYIKYGVPLLLTVLVTIIKIEFINYVGYQTPFLLYFGIVIIASRYFGRGPAIGVTLLSGVLANVFFIVPYNAFSPNPEAIAQLLLFVIECGLLIVLSNALTKAFTLNSEKDLRFRALVEQSSEGIITINAGGHITYCSPSVQKIIGYTDEEFINLPSWQLLHPNEALEIKEQFYRFAAHPGKHITMQHRMKHKNGHWIWIESKMTNLLGERPINAIIANFTDINSRITDDKIREDFISIASHELKTPLTSLKAYTQVLQSRFKDGTDQTSLSIINKIEMQVSKVIQMVTNLLDVTSLQQKKLVLNVRPFEFNMLVTEIVDSLQQTTKKHVISTNLNDNASVLGDRERISQVIINLISNAIKYSPDADEINVSSQVEGDKIKVMVHDKGIGIPQKEIDKIFARFYRADGESRKNFQGLGLGLFICAQIIELHNGKIGVESTENQGSTFWFSLPLKSQ; this comes from the coding sequence ATGCCCGACTTTAGAAAATTGTACTTTAATAATGATTCATCGGTAGCAAAGGGGCCTTTTTACATTAAGTACGGGGTGCCGCTATTGCTTACCGTATTAGTAACCATTATTAAAATAGAGTTTATTAACTATGTAGGGTATCAAACACCTTTTTTGCTATATTTTGGCATTGTAATTATTGCCTCCCGGTATTTTGGTAGGGGCCCGGCAATTGGGGTTACGCTACTATCGGGCGTGTTGGCTAATGTATTTTTTATTGTTCCGTATAACGCCTTCAGCCCTAACCCCGAAGCTATTGCTCAGCTTTTACTATTTGTAATAGAATGCGGTTTATTAATAGTGTTAAGCAACGCCTTAACAAAGGCCTTTACACTTAATAGCGAAAAAGACCTCCGCTTTAGAGCTCTGGTTGAACAAAGCTCCGAAGGCATCATCACCATTAATGCCGGAGGCCACATTACCTACTGCAGCCCATCGGTACAAAAAATTATAGGTTATACCGACGAAGAATTTATCAACCTACCCTCGTGGCAACTACTTCACCCTAACGAAGCCTTGGAAATAAAGGAGCAATTTTATCGCTTTGCGGCACACCCGGGTAAGCATATTACGATGCAACACCGAATGAAACACAAAAACGGCCACTGGATATGGATTGAAAGTAAAATGACAAACCTATTGGGCGAGCGTCCTATCAACGCGATTATTGCTAATTTTACAGATATAAACAGCCGTATTACAGACGATAAAATTCGCGAAGATTTTATCAGCATCGCGTCTCACGAACTTAAAACGCCCTTAACCAGCTTAAAGGCCTACACCCAGGTGCTACAAAGCCGCTTTAAGGATGGCACCGACCAAACATCGTTGAGCATTATTAATAAAATTGAAATGCAGGTAAGCAAGGTTATACAAATGGTTACCAACCTGCTGGATGTTACCAGCCTGCAGCAAAAAAAGTTGGTGCTCAACGTCAGGCCGTTTGAATTTAACATGCTTGTTACCGAAATTGTTGATTCATTACAGCAAACCACTAAAAAACATGTAATAAGCACTAACCTTAATGACAATGCCAGTGTTTTGGGCGATAGGGAACGCATAAGCCAGGTTATAATCAATTTAATATCAAACGCTATAAAGTATTCGCCCGATGCCGACGAGATCAATGTATCATCTCAAGTTGAAGGCGATAAAATTAAAGTGATGGTACATGATAAAGGCATTGGAATTCCGCAAAAAGAAATCGATAAAATTTTTGCAAGGTTTTATCGCGCTGACGGAGAATCGCGAAAAAATTTCCAGGGACTTGGTTTAGGATTGTTTATTTGTGCGCAGATAATTGAACTGCACAACGGCAAAATAGGTGTTGAAAGCACTGAGAACCAGGGCTCAACTTTTTGGTTTAGCTTACCCTTAAAAAGCCAATAG
- a CDS encoding cold-shock protein → MQSGTVKFFNGTKGFGFIVPSNGDSEIFVHSTGLIDPIRENDSVEYEVEKGKKGLNAVNVKVV, encoded by the coding sequence ATGCAAAGTGGAACAGTAAAATTCTTCAATGGAACAAAAGGTTTTGGATTCATCGTACCAAGCAATGGCGATAGCGAAATTTTTGTTCATTCTACAGGTTTAATCGACCCGATCCGTGAAAATGATTCGGTAGAATACGAAGTAGAAAAAGGCAAAAAAGGCCTGAATGCGGTAAATGTGAAAGTTGTTTAA